Genomic segment of Synchiropus splendidus isolate RoL2022-P1 chromosome 4, RoL_Sspl_1.0, whole genome shotgun sequence:
CAGAAGCGATGCCACAGTGCACCTGGATGGGAGTCACAgtacattgaaatgaaatgaaggattGAAATTTGTGCATTCGAAGCTGCAAAGTGAGACGAGAAGGAACATGTCTGAACCCCCAGAAAGGAGAATGATAGCGTATAATAATTGGCGCAGAGGAAGTAGAATCCACAAAGCAGAACCAAGGTTCAAAGGCAAATCAGTAGTTCACTCTGAAATGTCATGTGTCCATGCGTCAGCAACAGGTCTAAAATTAAAAGTACCTCTAGTTACATCATTTACTTCATatggtattgttttttttaatacaatagAATAGTTTAGAGTAATTTTACACACCAATCCAAATATGCAGACAACAcacataatattataaatattagcTGCTGGagtattagctgcacccactaaatttacaAAGAAAAAGAGATCTTGGTCATACaagccgcactggtctataagccgcaggtgcagtgcaTGAAAAGTCAGTAGTGCACCCGGCTTGCATGAGGATCACTATGCATAAGGATCACTGAAATCGTTGAAATAATTGAAAATGGAGTCCAGCGAAAACATTTTGAGCACATTAACATGGTAAATAGAATGACTCAAGGTTCAATGCTTTGGCAGCATGACCCTCTAAGCCTGTaataatccatatattagctgcgttgttgtataagccacaagaaaaaagtagtggcttatagtccaaAAATTACGGTAACTGTGTGAGCTCCAtccaatgaaaaacacacactgacttATCTCTAATGGTGAAACTTTTCTGCTCCTCCAGAGCGTGAACCATGGATGTCAGGAAGAGCGGGTCCTGAATCAGCTGCAACAGGCCTTGGCAGCTCTCGTCCAAGTTTTGACTGCTGCCGTTCTGCTCCAAGAGCAGATACAAGTAAGACACTTGAGAGTCGGCGTCAGATTCGTCAGGAGCTCCAACCTTACCTGACCGATATCTGCGATACAGGATGCCATCAAAGCTTCGTtctgagaagaagaggaaaccaTTGTTTCGGGTGGTCAAACTAAACAGTTATCTCCTCAAGGGGTCTTGTTTGCATGGAAAGGGGCATGAGATTAATGATGATATCAACGTGGAATTTAGTCTATGAATTTGAATTTAGTATTTTCGCTATTCAAAACTGACACTAATAAATACAGTCAACAAAACTTTCTGCGAACATGATTCAGGGGAACAGATTTTTAGTTATTCATCTATTGTGGTTTGTTGTTGAATGCTTGTTCATATATCACTCTGTAAATATTGTTGTTGAGTGTCCTCACTCCCTTTTCGGTAAAATTTGTTCATTTGTAGTCTTCAGTCTGGAGACAAAATAACACGGCTTGCGACTTCCCTTCAGCCCACTTATTTTTCCTGGTCCGAAATTTCTGTCTTACACTTCCTCTACACACCTTTTAATGAATAGTTGTCAGATAACCATCTAGGGAACTTGTTGGGAACTGTTTTCATTTACCTCAGGGAAAAAGATTCTTGAGGCAAAATGCTTGTAGTCAAAGAAGGGAATTGCTCCCACGTTTTGAATCAGGTCTGCTCTCTCCGTTTGCAAGTCCACAAAACCTGTGTCAGGAAAAGTAGGCAGTTATTGTGGGTCCACACCATGAACATTTCAATAACTGGACACTCTCaagacaccaaaaaaaaacattcttgtgCGTTAAGTAACATTTTTGTGGgaccacaaaaaaacaatgagtaaAAAGGAAACAGGTGTTTTGTGGTCAACGTCACTTAGAAGTAGAAAAGTAGATAAAGACACCATTTCATCATGCTGTGTATTTGGGCTGGGACTTTCTGCAAGGTAAACGCAACATGAAATGACATAAAATCTTCAAAAACCATTCCTGTATTTCGGTGATGTCACTAGCATGCACTTCACCTTCTACTTTTTTCTAacaataaagttaaaaaaaagtataatttttttaagtgacaaaaacaaacatttttcagaGCGTTTGTTTAATACTCtgtacatacatcttcagttcagGGTTGGGGCGAGTCCATCACCAGTCCATCCCAGGATACACACACCATTATAcacacatatactgtatataacacacacatacacacctagGGGCAGTGTCCAAGACTGTCCAATTCACTTAGAGAGGATCTCTTTGTGACATGGGAGGAGACTGGAGAACCCGGAaaaaactccatgcagaaatgGCACCTGTACAACCCCGGAATCGAACCCTCAACCTTCTTGCTACACGGCGAGAGTGCTTAGCACTAGGCCACTGTGTGGTCTTTAATTGCACtgcattgttgttattattattactcagATTGAAACTGATCTGCACTGTGACAATCTCCCGACGAAGGCTTTCGGCAAGCCGTCACAGATCCAGATGGCTACACTGACAGATAAAGCTACTCCATAATTCATGCTTCCTGCCCTCTCTAAAAACCTTTGCAGGGGTCATTTTCCAGGGAGATCTACTGTGGTCACCTGACACAGTGCTTTCCAGCTGCTCTGGTCAACCTAGATTTTTCTCTTCTCTTAGCTCTCCAACAATATCTTCAGATAGATCCACAGTAAATATCAGGTACAGACGATAAGCTTGGTTGCCAGGGTCGAGCACAGAACAAGGTGGGTAGGAGCGGAGTGAAATGAGTAGGCTTGATTCAAAACCCTGCAACCATCTTGCTGTGGACAGCACTTCAAACGTCTATACCCCCAATGCAAAACTGAAAACTTATGTTAGGTTAATCTGTAATCGCTAGGGCTGTAAGAGTAGGATGAAACCTTTAAAAGACAGAACCTACCTTGTCTGATATCATTCCTGATGTCCATTTCCAGAACTTCCATCCGCTGGTTCATCTGGACTGTcagcttcttttgctgcctcttGTAAACTATCACCACCACTGAATGGCACAACCAGAAAAGCGATAAAAGTACCAGACTGTAAATGCTGAATTGAAAAAGGTAGTGTTTATGTTAccaatgaaaatgatgacaatcggcagcagcagaaccagcagaaTCACGAGAAACATGGAGGATGGTGACTCCAGTGTGACTGTTGTCTCCCCGTACATAATCTGGCAGACCACAGCAAACAACCAGGAAtggtcatgttttcattgtacACAACGTGGCTGATATACTAGTAACATTTGCACATCCAAAATAGTTTAAATAGTTTTTAGAAATTTCTCCTGAGGCTGGAGTCGTGACTGATGTACTAAGATGAACAAGAGCATTGGTGACTCGCCTATTTAAATCACATTCTGTGTTTCCTAGTTTGCACCATGCCATGTTTGAATAGACACGTGAAGTCGCCTGGCACAACACAAGACTGTCTTATTTAAATGTGCTTGAATCATGAAAAGCGTCAGAACTCAATTTTTGAGTTCTGCCGACTGTGAAACTGCAGTTGGTGGAACCTGCTCACTGTCTTCAAACTCTCCTTTGCTTCTATAACGTGCCCAGAACAGTTGAGTCCTTGTATCTGCCAGCAGCAGTTTTATTCATCTTAGTATagtctgcatgttttttttataaccTTGCCACTTACCTACGTCGACAGGGCCAACACAGGAAACAGCGACAAACCACAAATTCAAATCTGAAGACTGTGAAACTGCAGTTGGTGGAACCTGCTCACTGTCTTCAAACTCTCCTTTGCTTCTATAAATCATGTGACTCTTGCAACACTTGCTTCAGATGTAACATTCAGAAGAAACAAACATACGCATACATCGTCAGTTAACCAAATAACCTAGCATGTCtttggagtgtgggaggaaaccggagtacccagagaaaacccacgtgcacacaggaagagcatgcaaactccatgcagaaaggccaccaaaccttcttgctgcaagaaGGATGCCATGTGGCCACAACAGAGAAGCAACCATACCTTTATCTCCTTAAACACTTTCACTGTGTTTCTGATTTCACAGGTAAAAAAGTCTGTGTTATCACTTGTTCCTCCAGAGATCATAACACAGGGATACTCTTCACCATTCAGCACCCCCCAAACTGACAGCTCTGCTGTCGTCATTTCCAGATGGTCTGCTTTTTTCTGCAATAAGAGCACAAAACAGCCCTTTGATATACACCAGTCCCTTCATATCAGAAACCTGCACCGACCTGTATGGTGATGCTGAGGTCGTCACCCTTTTCAGTGGAGGTGAAGCTCGTGAACACCGGGTCGGGGTAGTAGATGATGTTTCGAGGGCAAGCTAATGTTTGGTTAGCAACTCTGAGTGACACActgactgttgctgcttctTTAACTGCTGGCGTCTCATAAGACAGATTCTGTGcagggagagaggagaagatTAAATGAACCGGATTCAGTGAACAAAGTTCCAAGCAGTCACAGAGTTGTATATAATTGTGTGGAAAAGGATCGAAGGAAggaaaaatataacaaaaatgaCCCCAGATGGGACACTGCAACAATGTCATTCAGTGTGATTTCTATGAATGTAtacttttaatatatataatttaagttTGTGCACAGTGTCATCTTCTAGAAAttataaacaacataaaatacACTATAACACTGAATAGAAGAAGGAGCATGTGCGTGTGCGTGGACTCACTTGATGCGTACTCGCCAAAGGAAATTTGATTTCCTGTGGTGTTACACTGTGAACGATCCCATCCACCATGTCTAAATAAGACCCTGAGAGCGTGATGTTCCTCTTTCCACTGAAACAAAGGTTGAGAATGGAAGGATGAGATGATTGCCATGAACTTGTTTTACACAGTTTTGGATGGAAACAGGAAGGAAACAAGAATATTGCGCAATTCCTCTTTGGGCCACCAAGATAAGAGACTCAACTTCACACTCCGTTTTGTAAAATACGATAATAATTTTGGCGGTAGAGCGAAGATTATGTGTTTACACAGGAGTGTTTCAGGGTAAATTTATTAACCCGAGCAGAGGAGAGACGCTACCTGATCCAGGAGCTGTTTGGCATGACGCTGCTGCAGGTCGGTGCAGACACGTAAGTGACTTCTGCACTGCCATGGCAACTGTCGTCTGGTAGCACGACACATATGTTGACCACTCCTTTTTGGTCAGCAGGGGGGATGTGAAACACCAGATTTGTCTCAGTTCTGTTCAACACAGCGAACCTAAGCAAAGCACATGGTAGACAgtttagatgaaaaaaaagtatttcataCGATAATTCAACCAGAAATGACTCACTCTCGAGGGGTGCAGTCCAGCTCAAACTGAATCCTCCCTTTAGTGACTTGACTGAGGTTTTGTCCTGACAGGAGTGCATGGTTTTTGCCGTAGAAGGACACAGTCTTTGGGGTGACTGATGTGATGTTCGGCATCTGGTATGAAAATACAGAATCaatacatattttgtttttgtgttttcatctctgATTATAgtgcttcttcccctcagtcatcagactgttaaatttgtgatcagcctttgctattttattttattttatttgattaacagcgctttatttcgaagcactttcctagttggtggaaccccccactgaccatggcaataaattctattctgattatGTTTCTCAatattcacacactcacagaactGCTGGTCCCCGACTCCACAGACAGACAATCGCTGACCTGCACCTGGGAGGTTTGAataaatttaatgtttttttaaataaatagaatataaTATAGGTAATTGCCATCACGATGACATTACATTTCCAATATCACTGTGCCAGGAACACCCGTTACCGGTCCAGCTGCATCCAACCGAAACGCACTGTAAACATCTGAGACAGAAAACAAGGATTGAATGTAAATATCACATGAGCTGtatcaaaaaataaacaagcagaGTTACAGAGCAGAGGTGCGTGGTCCTTTGATTTCAGTGCAGTTTTGGAGGGTCACCCTTTCCTGATGTGTTGACCGCCCAAGTTTCATCTTAAGAAGGACGTCCGTACCTGTCGATGCAGAGTGACACATCTATTGATCAGCTGTTTCCAATATGACTGATGTTGAGGAGAAACTCAATTGACTGACTTTTGATGGGAAGCTTGCTGCTTGATAAGACGCAGGTGCATCCTGGGAAACTCTGAGGAAGACCATCCCTACACAATACGCCAGACCTCCCAGAAAACTGACAAGCAAATCCACCGCGAACCTCTCGACCTGCAGTGATGTGAGCCTGGACCTTCAGTGCGATCTGAGAAAGGTTCTAGAATTAGGTAACAGAGAGTCTTGACAACTCAGCAGCTGGTTTACCTGGCCCATGCTTTGCTCAACAAGCCTGTAGGAGACCACCTTCTTTTGGTAGCTTTCAGCATAAGAGATCCAGTCTTCACTCTGGCATTCACCCTCAAACATGCACCTGCAGTTTTTTAAGTGATTGGATAGAGAGGTTATTTGTTCAAATGTACCTTCAAATTCATGCTCTTCCTGTACATCCCATAACCTGGTTCAAATAGCATACCTCAGCGTATCAGAGCTAAACCACTGCCACCTTATCCCCACTCTAATACATCAGTGAAGTCATACAGAATTATCTTTAGGCCTGGACCGTCACACATCCtgatgaaaatgtaatgtgagTAGCTGGTGACACGAGCATGTGATGTGAGGGTGATGTTTTTATTACGCATTAATACATTGTTACACCTCAACAGGTGGCTTCACCAGACCTTTGTTCAGGACCACACCAGACACATGTCGGGTCCTGTGCAGACCAGCAGTCCTCCAGACGTGTCATTGCACTGCACTTTGACATTAGAACACGCTTGACCTGCAACAAGCCACAGTGGTTTTGACTTcagcccaccacacacacacacacacacacacactcacacacacacagcaaacgcCTGGATACACACCTGGTTTTTGAAGGCTGCGTACAAGTGCTTGCCGTCCGTGTCATCAATGTGCATTTTGGGAAATACTTTGCGATCATTGCTGGTGTGGTAGAGAACTGTGGGACATGTTGTTTGAAAGTTGCTGTCCACAGAGAGCTGCCGAAAATAAGAGGAGGAATCATGTTGAATGGCCTTATTTATCAATGAGTGAATGAGGACAGCTAACTGCAGTATGTTGTTCCATGGGGTACTATCAGGGTTATGCTACAATTTCTTTGCTTGATATAAAGAGACTcgattaaaatacttcaaaatggcaattttattttaagaacaTAAAGCTAGCACCACGTCTACAAACTGTATCAACACTAAACCACAATATCCCCCTCAAGATGGCCAGGAAGGAAATGAACTAACAGTTCAGTGATGCTATCAGTGAAAAAAAGCTGTGAAAAGTTTACTTGTATATCATTTTAGCTCCATCTAACATTTACATCTTTGGATATTGGATATGGGCTATGATTATTGGTTGTGAGAGAAGATACAGGCAGGACTGCAGGGTCTTGCTGATGATTGCTTGATTTCAAAGGCTCTCCAGACTGTCCAAAATCTGGTGCATAACTTACTAGATGCAAGTCGAACCACAAACGTGACGTACAATTTATTTTTGGAAATAAATCATGTTTCAACTTAGTTGGACAGCACTGCTGAACAACTGAGATGTTCTGGACATGCCTCAGCCTAAAGCTCGCAACAACTGGATGATATGACAGGACAATTTTGCAACGTCATGTCAAGTCACAGGCTCTGAAACAGAGCACATGTATGCACATGTCAATGGAAAACCAGTTCCTAAAATCTAGATTTCACAGGTTGTGTGTGACCTTAACTTAGAATATTTAACTGTATTCAACTCAGTATTTATCCTCTGCTATGTTCACATAGAAAACCTGGTGAAACCATTGTTAAGGAccaaacaaatgtatttctctGTAAATCATTGCAATCAAAATtatctttacatttttaaaatatataaagcaTCTCCTAAATGACATCAGGCTGAAGTTATCCGAACACTCACATAAAAGATCTACACCTGAGGCCTGAAAAGACATCTGAAATTAGACCCATCGTGAAAGAGGTTATTGTTGGGTGGCAGCTTTCACTACAATCCTTAAATCATATGAGGAAGCGCGCATGTTGTACCGTCTTATGTGCATTCTTGTCAAAGTCCAAAGGAAATACTATAGAGTTCATCTGAGCTCAGTCAAAACTATtgacaaaatgaaactgaaaatttAGCAACTCACCAGTAAATTTGACTCTTTTATTTTCAGACGACACACTGCAGAGTATTTGTAAAGCTTACTTTAGTCAGCTGACCATCTCCTGTCCCGATGAAGAAAACCATCCACGTCCTGACTCTCGTAGCCAACACGGCAGTCATGTGATTCTTTCGGTAGAGAACTTTCTTTGCACTTAGCGgatcctttggctgaaaacagaaacattgacATCATTCTTGATATGAACAATGGCATGTACAATGTACAATTTATCGACATTCAACTATGGTTTTCAACTTTGAGAAGCTGCTCACACACCACTGTTTAAGTTCCAAGGTCGATGGAGCCGAAAAATGTGAATGACTTAGCTATGAGACTATAGACTATTCACAGTTCCATGTCATACGCGCTCTTCCCACTAACGGGCTTCACTATTGGTTGGGACTGGTAGGGATCTACATCGAAAACTTACGGGTCCTTAGGACTGAATCCGACCCACGTAATTTTTGGTGGTCTTGAAATATCTATAACTGGCACTACACACTCAAATTAAGTACAGCATGAGGTCATGAATGTCAAAAATGAATGTAGACAGAGGGGATTCGATAAAGATAGAaagtcttgtttgtgtttgaatgaatgtgtttcGTGTTATGTGTTATGATTATGAGTACGAGTTTCACAACGACCACAGATATGTCTCATGGGACAACAGTCCATTGAGGATTTAAACTGGGTTTGATATTGCATTCTATTTCAACTCATTTTCCTGTTACTGAATGCCAGGACAGGCTGTCTAGCACATTGAAATTTTGGGTGCCTTGCGTGACTGAATTTGGCCCCATGGTCAAAAGGTTCTGTTCTGAACAGGTGAAATGGGTCAGATGGTAGATGAGGGCCTGACTGGACCATGAGGGGAGTGAAGAGTTCTCAGTGACCTGTTGAATAACCCTGTGGAACAGGGGAAATGGCCACCTTCAAATCCGTTCAGCCCAGATATATTTGAAGAGATTTTCACCTGGTTGTTCTTTATACTTTTCTGTGACGCTGACCTTTGCGGTCATACTTTTCTGGCATTCTCAAGACATTATTTAAGTATTGCTCTttcatgtaaatatgtaaataatgtTCATTTGGGAACTCCTGCTCCAGTTGTTCAGTTACTTCCCTCACAGGTGTCCAGGTACATCAGTGAGTGGCCTGGGCCAAAACTGAACTCCTGGTAGTTCATTACATTTAGTTAATAGACTGAatagtgttttccaaagtttagTTCTAGGTTTAGTTCGACATAATTACGTAACAGCAGGGTGTTGACAAACGCCACAGACACTCAGCATTGGTGGTACTAAATAACGTCACATTAAATCTACATTAAATATGCGATTATAAGAAGCATCCTACCAGTTCGCTGTTGCAAGAGCCAGTCGTCTTGAAGTCTGGGTCACAATTATCATCCCCACTGAAATCGGGAGTGATGTCGAATAAGACCAACTCGGTGCTGGTGGGGCCTCCATCCCGACTGAACACACCGGCCCAGAGCACCGGATCAGAGCTCGGTACCACCGATGACGCTATGAGTCGGGTTTCATTCCACGGATACTCAAAAGTCGCTCCCCGCGCTGACCTCATCGTGTCCCTCTTGTGTTCTTGTGCCTGCATCCAGACCAGTCGAACCTTGACCcccctctcttcttccttccCACCCCTTTTACCCTTCATTTTAGGAAACACGTTCGACAACAGATAAACGGTGGAGTTCATCTGGAATCCGTCCACAAACTCGACATCGTGTTTGCTACTGAAAACCGTGTTGGTTCCGAAATCTGCCTTTGAGAATATCTCCCTGCGTCTCTCCTGGATCGTGTCGTAGAGAAACACCACATTGGCGTCAGGTAGGCAGCCGCGGACCTCTGGCTGGTCTTTGACATGCTTCAAGGCCGTTAGAATATAAGTCACACGTGCGCTGGAAGGCGCCTTCACGTCCACCAACAAGTTCACAGACGAACCGCCGCGCATCGGACCCACCAACACATTCTCCTTGTGGATGAGAGAGTTGATGTTGTTCAGGTCCAGCACCTCGCAGTAGCCGCACACGCGCTCCGTCACCCCGCAGCTGACCAGAGTTCGATTCCTGACAAACGGCAGCAACACTTGAACTGTCAACGTCCCATTGACTCCCGTCAGAGTTCGCCTCTGTGCTAAAGCCAGGTCGTGGTTGAGCTGGTAAAGACTCTCATCCGTTGCGATGTACAGGGAGCTGTTGCCTACAACCAGGTGACGCACGTCTCCATCAAGAGTGAAAGTTTCATCCACCATCGAGCTTCCCCCTCCGGTCACCAGGAGGACGAAACTCAAAGCCAGCAGCTTCgacatcttgttttaaatcatcCTGTTCGATGTGGTTCTGCTCTCATCTGCGTCGATAGAAAGGAGAAGTGCACGTGTTGTAAGTGGGATGGTGCAACTGTGCGGTTTTCTGTAGCGCTACTCCCCCACCGTTACTTGTGTCTGACAGCTAAAATATAAGTCAGGTTTGTGTGTTCATTGcgatttttttcatgaatgtaaTATCAAAGTAACTGTTGTTGCAAAGTaactgctgtttttaaaacagaaacaatagtAAAACTACTCTTGACTCCAATTGCAAAGAATTCCTTTTTAATGATAATATGTGGTCACTTGTCACAATGTCAACTCCGGTCTATTATCACCGTAATGTTCCGCCAGGACGCGCACTTCCTGCGGATGGCTTGACTTAAATCACGGAAGCGTCAACAGGTTGACCCGAGTTTTGAACCATCTCATTTGAAATTGAGCATTCAATACTTTAATGCTTTGCAGGTAATATTACCTAGTGATTCAATGTCACCGTTTGTTTCgcttttatacatatatatatatatgcgatACGAATCAATAATTATTTTGCAACAAGAGTATTGTTacagatttattcatttttcatctggATCTTCACCTCCGGGTATTATCCGATATGTGATTGCCACTACTAtcaccctcctcttctcttcagaGATGGCGAAGTGGGCAACTCATACCCACTGCACTGGCGtctcctcctgcctcttctGACTCTCACAagaaatcactatatcatccgtTTACATTATCATCCATCCACTCCACTTAACCATAGTCAACAAGAAGAGCTGGTCTCATTGTCCTCACACAAATGCTGCACAACATCCACACACTTCCTGATTCCTCATCCATCATATTCACTAGTCCATATACGACTTGGCTTTCTCAAGATTCAAGGCCACAGTGCAGTGTCATCTAACTGTTCACACTGTACGCATTAATCCATCCGTCCGCTCGATGATGGTGATTTCTCTGAGCATGGTCTGAATAGCTGTTTTCCACAAGTCCTGTATAGAGACATGAACTTGATCCCTCCATAGTTACTGGAGTTCTAAGGATCTCCCTTCTTCTTTACATCCAGAGTTCTGTACAGTATAGTCTACTTGTCATGTCAACGGTatcttacattttcattttttttggcagTGATCTGTTGGTCTATCATCGTGAACACGGTTGAACAATTAaccttttattttatgtactgaatattgttgttgtttgtttgcttttcaaGGAAAAATCAATAAATCCACATTAATCTGAACTTAAGTTCCCATAGTATTTACAAATAACGTTCTGCCTCtgtaaacacaaatgaatgacGAGACCTGTAAAAATGCGCATGCGCACTGAATCATTCACATCAGGAAGCGGAGGATGGCTGATGTCAGAATCTACTAGTCGGTAACGAAAGACGAAACCAAACGGTAAAACACTATCAGTCGTATATTCGTTTCTATCAGAACTTGGCTTTTAAATCTACAGCGTGTTTTTATCGTCCTTATAGTGATGTTTTCTCTCGCTTTTAGTGTATCCGTTTGAAGCTACGACACTGTTAGCTTACTTTGCAATGCTAGCATGAGCCTTTATTCTCTGCTATTGACGTTTAGACTGAAGCAAAAACGAACTACAGAGGTGTTTCTAAACAGAAAATGAGTGCAATCTCGCGATGTTTCAGATGGAGGAAGCAGAGAGTTCCACTCTGCTGCGCAGGATGGAGATCTGTGTTGCTGAGGCAGAGAAGAGGAGCGGCAAAAACTCTGTCAACATGCAGGAGACGTACACGGTGTACCTGGTGGAAACACGGCAAGGACATAATACTGTGTACAACCGCTTCATCCTGGTTCACGATGTCATTTTTGACATGTGCTTTAATCCCCACAGACCCATTGATCCACTCACAGAAGGAAGACACTCAGCTCCGGACTCTCTCTGGAGGCGATACAGTGAATTTGAGCTCCTTAGAAACTACCTTTTAGTCACCTATCCATACATAGTGGTACCCCCACTGCCTGAAAAGAGGGTACGTTTAGCGACATTCACTCACAGTGGCTTAGTCATTTCTTATGTGTTGTGTGATCTGCAGTGAAGTGCACTTCACACGTCATCATCTGGTTTTATATTATTTGAGGTTTGAGGTTCaacttttaattctgattgtCTAATTGTGTTGAGATTATGGATGGCCATTTCCTTGACTTATTCTTCCCAAAATCAACAAGTGATGCAATATTACACAGCACGCTTACTTGGTAAATTCATAAGGTGTAATCAAAGTGTTAAATCTTTGTGCATCATTTCTGTGCATGCAGGCAGAGTTTGTGTGGCACAAGCTAGCGGCCGACAACATGGACCCGGATTTTGTGGAGCGCCGGAGGGTCGGGTTAGAGAACTTCCTGCTGCGCATTGCATCACACCCGGTACTCTCTAACGACAAGATCCTTCACCACTTCCTCACAGAGGTATGAGTTTGAACAACTGATGGCTGGTTGGTTCGCCGAATGACAACTGACTTGTTTGTGACAGGAACATGGCTGGAAGGAAGTGGTGTATGAGACAGGATTCCAGGCCAAGGTAGCCAGCAATATCTTTGCATCTTGTCATTGTGTTTCAATTGTAGAAATGTCACTCTTGTCTTGCAGGCTGACTCCAGAATAAGAGCTCTCAGCGCCACCTTCAGGGTCAGGAGTCCTGATAAGTGAGTCAGCATGTGCTGCC
This window contains:
- the plxnc1 gene encoding plexin-C1, with product MSKLLALSFVLLVTGGGSSMVDETFTLDGDVRHLVVGNSSLYIATDESLYQLNHDLALAQRRTLTGVNGTLTVQVLLPFVRNRTLVSCGVTERVCGYCEVLDLNNINSLIHKENVLVGPMRGGSSVNLLVDVKAPSSARVTYILTALKHVKDQPEVRGCLPDANVVFLYDTIQERRREIFSKADFGTNTVFSSKHDVEFVDGFQMNSTVYLLSNVFPKMKGKRGGKEEERGVKVRLVWMQAQEHKRDTMRSARGATFEYPWNETRLIASSVVPSSDPVLWAGVFSRDGGPTSTELVLFDITPDFSGDDNCDPDFKTTGSCNSELPKDPLSAKKVLYRKNHMTAVLATRVRTWMVFFIGTGDGQLTKLSVDSNFQTTCPTVLYHTSNDRKVFPKMHIDDTDGKHLYAAFKNQVKRVLMSKCSAMTRLEDCWSAQDPTCVWCGPEQRCMFEGECQSEDWISYAESYQKKVVSYRLVEQSMGQIALKVQAHITAGREVRGGFACQFSGRSGVLCRDGLPQSFPGCTCVLSSSKLPIKSTDVLLKMKLGRSTHQERVTLQNCTEIKGPRTSALCLQCVSVGCSWTGNGCSWHSDIGNVQVSDCLSVESGTSSSMPNITSVTPKTVSFYGKNHALLSGQNLSQVTKGRIQFELDCTPREFAVLNRTETNLVFHIPPADQKGVVNICVVLPDDSCHGSAEVTYVSAPTCSSVMPNSSWISGKRNITLSGSYLDMVDGIVHSVTPQEIKFPLASTHQNLSYETPAVKEAATVSVSLRVANQTLACPRNIIYYPDPVFTSFTSTEKGDDLSITIQKKADHLEMTTAELSVWGVLNGEEYPCVMISGGTSDNTDFFTCEIRNTVKVFKEIKIMYGETTVTLESPSSMFLVILLVLLLPIVIIFIVVVIVYKRQQKKLTVQMNQRMEVLEMDIRNDIRQGFVDLQTERADLIQNVGAIPFFDYKHFASRIFFPENEALMASCIADIGQNGSSQNLDESCQGLLQLIQDPLFLTSMVHALEEQKSFTIRDKCTVASLLTVALHSKLTYLTKVMEVLLKDLMQQNSNTQPKLLLRRTESIVEKLLSNWMSICLYGFLRENVGQHLFLMVSALTQQISKGPVDCVTEKALYTLSEDWLLWQAQDFSALKLKVLFPVGSDGEVSEPLEVNALDCDAVDQVKEKILSSFKTKFGFSYSTLLRDLSIEFDRDGSFVALEEVDASSEVIGEVTMLNTLRHYKVPDGATIKVLPRSKSTLRPQGSVKDDQNFSGKYFHLIDPDVDESQTNNPERKKLKVKEVHLTKLLSTKVAVHSFVENLFRSIWGHTHGRAHQAVKYFFDFLDTQADNMKITDPDVLHIWKTNSLPLRFWINIMKNPQFVFDMEKTSHLDGCLSVIAQAFMDSFSLSEMQLGKHAPTNKLLYARDIPVFKQEVKTFYKQIRDLPPMADAEFNNFLREESEKHEEEFNKAAVLTELLKFIMRYFSEIKEKLDQNGAPAEMKEHLADIKNTFGGVKSRAWS